A window of Haloarchaeobius litoreus contains these coding sequences:
- a CDS encoding TspO/MBR family protein — protein sequence MPSTNDGSTAASRLPDGGDLLRLVGFVVLVNVVGATPAVLGGPDSAWFQALEKPWFYPPGWAFGVAWTILFTLMGVALYRVWREGTERRAVRLAIGAFALQMVFNVAWTPTFFTLQRPGLALGVIAVLWVLVAGTIAAFDRVDRPAAALLVPYLAWVSFATVLNYALWSLN from the coding sequence ATGCCTTCCACGAACGACGGTTCGACCGCCGCCTCGCGGCTCCCCGACGGCGGCGACCTCCTCCGGCTGGTCGGCTTCGTCGTGCTGGTGAACGTCGTCGGCGCGACGCCGGCGGTCCTCGGCGGCCCGGACAGCGCCTGGTTCCAGGCCCTCGAGAAGCCGTGGTTCTACCCGCCGGGCTGGGCGTTCGGCGTCGCCTGGACCATCCTGTTCACGCTCATGGGCGTCGCACTCTACCGTGTCTGGCGCGAGGGCACCGAGCGCCGCGCGGTCCGGCTCGCCATCGGCGCGTTCGCTCTCCAGATGGTGTTCAACGTGGCGTGGACGCCGACGTTCTTCACGCTCCAGCGCCCCGGCCTCGCGCTCGGGGTCATCGCCGTCCTCTGGGTGCTCGTCGCCGGCACCATCGCCGCCTTCGACCGCGTCGACCGCCCCGCTGCGGCCCTGCTCGTGCCGTACCTCGCGTGGGTGAGCTTCGCGACCGTGCTGAACTACGCTCTCTGGTCGCTGAACTGA